Proteins found in one Nerophis ophidion isolate RoL-2023_Sa linkage group LG21, RoL_Noph_v1.0, whole genome shotgun sequence genomic segment:
- the LOC133539496 gene encoding neurexophilin-1 isoform X1 gives MHPRDALRMLRMFCCALFLLTPALHLITSAHASKSEIVKSGSPKSNVKHMWTEGSKDMSISRLLLQTLHGKENNTALDFRYDTPEPYSEQDLWDWLRNSTDLQDSRPRAKRRPMVKTGKFKKMFGWGDFHSNIKTVKLNLLITGKIVDHGNGTFSVYFRHNSTGQGNVSVSLVPPTKIVEFDVAAQQSVIDAKDSKSFNCRIEYEKVEKGAKNTLCNFDPSKTCYQEQTQSHVSWLCSKPFKVICIFISFYSTDYKLVQKVCPDYNYHSDTPYFPSG, from the coding sequence ATCACAAGTGCCCACGCCTCAAAGTCCGAGATCGTGAAGTCTGGGAGTCCTAAGTCTAACGTCAAGCACATGTGGACCGAAGGCAGTAAGGACATGTCCATCAGTCGGCTGCTGTTACAGACTCTGCACGGCAAGGAGAACAACACAGCTTTGGACTTTCGCTACGACACTCCGGAGCCTTATTCGGAGCAGGACCTGTGGGACTGGCTGAGGAATTCCACAGACCTGCAGGATTCGCGCCCCAGGGCTAAACGGCGGCCCATGGTCAAGACCGGGAAGTTCAAGAAGATGTTCGGCTGGGGGGACTTCCACTCTAACATCAAGACGGTGAAACTCAACCTGCTGATCACTGGTAAGATTGTGGATCACGGCAACGGGACATTCAGCGTCTACTTCCGCCACAACTCCACGGGCCAGGGCAACGTGTCCGTCAGCCTGGTCCCTCCCACCAAGATAGTGGAGTTCGACGTGGCGGCGCAGCAGTCCGTCATCGATGCCAAGGACTCCAAGTCCTTCAATTGCCGCATCGAGTACGAGAAGGTGGAGAAGGGCGCCAAGAACACGCTCTGCAACTTTGACCCGTCCAAGACCTGCTACCAGGAGCAAACTCAGAGCCACGTCTCCTGGCTCTGCTCAAAACCTTTCAAAGTCATCTGCATCTTCATCTCCTTCTACAGCACCGACTACAAACTGGTGCAGAAGGTGTGTCCGGACTACAACTACCACAGCGACACTCCGTACTTCCCGTCCGGCTGA
- the LOC133539496 gene encoding neurexophilin-1 isoform X2 has translation MWTEGSKDMSISRLLLQTLHGKENNTALDFRYDTPEPYSEQDLWDWLRNSTDLQDSRPRAKRRPMVKTGKFKKMFGWGDFHSNIKTVKLNLLITGKIVDHGNGTFSVYFRHNSTGQGNVSVSLVPPTKIVEFDVAAQQSVIDAKDSKSFNCRIEYEKVEKGAKNTLCNFDPSKTCYQEQTQSHVSWLCSKPFKVICIFISFYSTDYKLVQKVCPDYNYHSDTPYFPSG, from the coding sequence ATGTGGACCGAAGGCAGTAAGGACATGTCCATCAGTCGGCTGCTGTTACAGACTCTGCACGGCAAGGAGAACAACACAGCTTTGGACTTTCGCTACGACACTCCGGAGCCTTATTCGGAGCAGGACCTGTGGGACTGGCTGAGGAATTCCACAGACCTGCAGGATTCGCGCCCCAGGGCTAAACGGCGGCCCATGGTCAAGACCGGGAAGTTCAAGAAGATGTTCGGCTGGGGGGACTTCCACTCTAACATCAAGACGGTGAAACTCAACCTGCTGATCACTGGTAAGATTGTGGATCACGGCAACGGGACATTCAGCGTCTACTTCCGCCACAACTCCACGGGCCAGGGCAACGTGTCCGTCAGCCTGGTCCCTCCCACCAAGATAGTGGAGTTCGACGTGGCGGCGCAGCAGTCCGTCATCGATGCCAAGGACTCCAAGTCCTTCAATTGCCGCATCGAGTACGAGAAGGTGGAGAAGGGCGCCAAGAACACGCTCTGCAACTTTGACCCGTCCAAGACCTGCTACCAGGAGCAAACTCAGAGCCACGTCTCCTGGCTCTGCTCAAAACCTTTCAAAGTCATCTGCATCTTCATCTCCTTCTACAGCACCGACTACAAACTGGTGCAGAAGGTGTGTCCGGACTACAACTACCACAGCGACACTCCGTACTTCCCGTCCGGCTGA